In Fibrobacterota bacterium, one DNA window encodes the following:
- a CDS encoding GAF domain-containing protein yields MSDLLKDIDSLKAGLVEGRDLAELNFDSPEVSALAGALAKRDSRERRRIRAAGASLNKVRIEKDQYKSSLSELQKILDLCRVIASSQDLKDILHHLVFLLSEILPSRGCAVFVGDGGFASPGTAPLFASNFTPQLQQILAQHYEEGIIRWILQEKRVCLIPSFEDRPGEGGGDFAVIPLHDNDRNHGFVWIACTLKQEEVTAETVNLIWVLSSQASIAIMNCLHRERMEEKLNELKLLTSINALGHGREDGMEAAGALRAFFREFQKLIARELRLDQGFLLFPDDAASADNDPRPPPIDGAPFLEHAETRKLLRLAEGEHLRLEAGDFFLTAYPRMAKALASHGLAILSLSPDAGRGAFLLIRLSAEETQRMPALQNLLQAVASQARVVAENIDLYDSLLAANRNLTAMQWQLVHSGKMAAVGQLAGGVAHEINNPLQIMLGRIQMIQIMAGDDKTAADPGKIKEELRLVTDEVLRIRDIVRNLLDFSRQGKREAALTPLSLDDAIKDVLALLRHQLISNQVEVRLSLGGTQGSYVLGNRNQLKQVFINLMMNAIHAMEKEPRVLEIATAERDGMVVATVRDSGVGIAREDQERIFEPFFSTKPMGTGLGLSISYGLIKDHKGTIEVESQQGRGTCFTIRIPRVSDQARGYNLLVG; encoded by the coding sequence GTGAGCGATCTGCTCAAGGACATCGATAGCCTCAAGGCGGGACTGGTCGAGGGGCGGGATCTCGCCGAGCTGAACTTCGATTCGCCGGAGGTCTCGGCGTTGGCCGGCGCCTTGGCCAAACGCGATTCCCGCGAACGCCGCCGCATCCGCGCCGCGGGCGCTTCGCTGAACAAGGTCCGCATCGAGAAGGACCAATACAAGTCATCGCTTTCCGAGCTCCAAAAAATCCTGGACCTGTGCCGGGTCATCGCCAGCTCGCAGGACCTGAAGGACATCCTCCATCATCTGGTTTTCCTCTTGAGCGAAATCCTGCCATCGCGGGGATGCGCCGTCTTCGTGGGGGACGGCGGTTTCGCTTCCCCTGGAACCGCGCCCCTGTTCGCCAGCAATTTCACGCCCCAACTGCAACAGATACTGGCGCAGCACTACGAGGAAGGCATCATCCGCTGGATCCTGCAAGAGAAGCGCGTCTGCCTCATCCCCAGCTTCGAGGATCGGCCCGGCGAAGGCGGCGGCGATTTCGCCGTCATCCCCCTCCACGATAACGATCGTAACCACGGCTTCGTTTGGATCGCCTGCACCCTCAAGCAGGAAGAGGTGACCGCGGAGACCGTCAACCTCATCTGGGTGCTCTCCTCCCAGGCTTCCATCGCCATCATGAATTGCCTGCACCGGGAGCGCATGGAAGAGAAGCTGAACGAACTCAAGCTTCTCACCTCCATCAACGCCCTGGGCCACGGGCGCGAAGACGGCATGGAAGCGGCCGGCGCCCTGCGCGCCTTCTTCCGTGAATTCCAAAAGCTCATCGCCCGCGAGCTCCGGCTGGACCAAGGATTCCTGCTCTTCCCCGACGACGCGGCCTCCGCCGATAACGATCCCCGGCCGCCGCCCATCGACGGAGCGCCTTTCCTGGAGCATGCCGAAACGCGCAAGCTACTGCGCCTGGCCGAAGGAGAACATTTGCGTTTGGAGGCGGGGGATTTCTTCCTGACCGCTTACCCGCGCATGGCCAAGGCCCTGGCCTCCCACGGTTTGGCAATCCTTTCCCTTTCCCCCGACGCGGGACGCGGCGCCTTCCTCCTCATCCGCTTGTCCGCCGAGGAAACGCAACGCATGCCGGCCCTGCAAAACCTGCTCCAGGCGGTCGCCTCGCAGGCGCGCGTGGTGGCCGAGAACATCGACCTGTACGATTCGCTCCTGGCGGCCAACCGCAATCTCACCGCCATGCAATGGCAACTGGTCCATTCCGGCAAGATGGCAGCGGTGGGCCAACTCGCCGGCGGCGTGGCCCACGAGATCAATAACCCGCTCCAGATCATGCTGGGCCGCATCCAGATGATCCAGATCATGGCAGGGGACGACAAGACAGCGGCCGATCCAGGGAAAATCAAGGAAGAGCTCCGCCTGGTCACCGATGAAGTGCTGCGCATCCGCGATATCGTACGCAACCTGCTCGACTTCTCCCGGCAAGGCAAGCGCGAGGCCGCCCTCACCCCGCTCAGCCTGGACGACGCCATCAAGGACGTGCTGGCCTTGCTTCGCCACCAACTGATCTCGAACCAGGTGGAAGTGCGCCTATCCCTGGGCGGGACGCAAGGGTCGTACGTGCTGGGCAACCGCAATCAATTGAAGCAGGTATTCATCAACCTGATGATGAATGCCATCCACGCCATGGAGAAGGAACCGCGGGTCCTGGAAATCGCCACCGCGGAGCGGGACGGCATGGTGGTGGCGACGGTGCGCGACAGCGGCGTGGGCATCGCCCGCGAGGATCAGG